In Lathyrus oleraceus cultivar Zhongwan6 chromosome 2, CAAS_Psat_ZW6_1.0, whole genome shotgun sequence, the DNA window cccccaattccaacaagATCTCGACTATCAAAGCCTCATATTCAGCCTCGTTGTTTGAACAAAGGCCTTCAACCTTATACTtgaattttattggaattttGTTAGGAGAAATAATCAATACTCCCACACCCGTTCCATCTTTATGACTAGAACCGTCAAAGTATAATTTCTAGGGCTCAAGCTCTAGATAGTTTAGGGAGTTCTCGACTATAAAGTGGTCGACTATGAAATTTGTTACCACTTGTCCCTTAACAGCCTTTAAAGGCATGTAAGTTATAGAATACTCAATTAAGGCCAGTGCCCATTTACTGATTCGACCATGTAAGATTGGTTTcgataacatatgtttaataacgtCGAAATGAGACGAAACGTAAACATCAACTGGCTTTACATAATGCTTCAATTTTGTACATGAGAAATATAGACATAGACATAACTTTTTGACTACACTATATCTAGTTTATGCATCATTTAAGACTCTACTAAGGtagtaaatggctctttcgacgtCATTTTCATCCTTTTTAGCCAACATGCTCCCTAAAGTCATATCAGATGCAGATATGTTCAATATCATACTTATATTCCTACAAGGAGGCGTTAGAATTGGAGGATGAAAAAGGTAGTCTTTaattttgtcgaaagcctcttgttGTGCTTGCCCCCATTCAAAACCTTCCTTCTTGATTCTAAGTAGAGGTGAGAAGACTTGAGTCTTGCCACTTAAGTTTGAGATGAACCTCCTTAGGAAGTTGATCTTTCCTAGCAGCGACTACAATTCCTTCTTTATTGATGGTGTTTTCGCTTCCATGATGGCCTTGGTCTTGTTTTAATTAATTTCGATTCCTTTCTTATAGACCACGAAGCCTAGAAAATCCCCAtcctgcacacaaaaagcacatttAAGAGGATTCATCTTTAGACCATATTTCctcattctttcgaatgattgTCGAAGATAGTCTATATGACTTCTTCCTGAAACAAATTTAACCACAATGTCATCAATATAAATTTGCATGAAAGTTTCAATGAAGTCATGAAATATAGATTTCATTGCTCTTTGataagttgccccagcatttttaGGCCAAAGGGCATCACCACCCATTCAAAGGTGCCTAAGGCGTCGGGGCGTCGAAATTCCATTTTTGGCACATCTTCGTCAGCAAtgaaaatttggttatatccagaatATCCGTCGAGCATACTAAGATATTTTTTCCCTACAGCAGAGTCAACTAGCATTTCTTCTACGGGCATTGGATATTGATCCTCTGGGATTTCAGCATTCAGACCTCTAAAGTCAATGCAAACCCTCAAAGTGCCATTTTTCTTAATGACTGGTACAATACTGGaaatccattcgacatacctggtcATACGAATGAAATTGCACTTGAGAAGCCTCTCGACCTCTTCCTTGATTTCCAACAGAACTTCAGGTGTGAAACACCTGGGAGTCTGCTTGATTGGCTTCTTCCCAGGCTTTATAGGCAACCTTAGTTCTACAAGTTCCCTGCTTGGTCTTGGCATCTCGTTATAATCCCAGGAGAAGCAGTCCTTGTACTCATCCAACAGTTGGATTACTTCGACCTTGAGTTCTGGACTGATGTTGGCACTTATGTATGTTGGCCTTTTGATTGTCCTTTCTCCCATGTTGATTTCTTCTAAAGGATCTTGCACTAGCATCTTTATGTCGTTTGCCAATGGATCCTTTTCGAAGACCAAAGGCTCGTCATCATAAATGGCATCGAGCCTCTAGCCTTGCACTTCATCTTGAACCTTATCAGGTGGATTTGGCTTGAAGTCCTTACCAGGATCTTCTAAGTGTGTTTCATTGCTTttggcttcgacaaccatgtaTTTGCCTTCAGCCTCTAAGGCCACTTTTAAATTGTTTTGGCTATATAAGCCGAAATCTTTTTCAATGTATTTGACTTAGACATCGCCATCAAATTCTCTTCCACAACCAGTTGGTCGGATTCCTTCCGTTCCTCCGAATCCAAAATCTTCTTCACCTACTACCTCCCTATCCCATTGGAAACCATGGGTTGGGTGTAGGTACAAGGAACAAAACGTATTTTCAGCTGGCGTAAAGTTGAACCCTGTAGGATTGCAAGGGGCAATGTATTCCAAGTGTTTGCCGAAGTGCCTGTTATCCACCTGGTTGACTTCCTCCATGTAGTAACTCTGGTCCACCTCTATATTCTCCCTTATTCTGTCGTTTCTCTAGATTGAAATCCATTGATATAGTGAAGAAGGTATTACGCCAATACCATGGATCCATTCTCGACCCAAAAGCAAATTATAGTTGGCTTTTGACGCTATGACCATAAACATAGTCGGCCTTGTGATGGTGTCGACTGTGAGGTCCACTTGAATTACCTCCATTGTTGTACCCATCTTCCCCTCATAGTTTGAAATAACCATGTTATGGGGTTTAGTGTCGGTATCATCCTTCTCTATTCTTTTCAACATGTAATGCGGCATTAAAGTCACAACCGCTCCACCATCCACTAAGATTTTATTCACTTCGACGTTTTACACTTTGCCTCTAATAAACAGAGGTTTCAAGTGGCTCTTCATTCCTTTGTCGGGCCTTTCAAAAAAGGTGTTTTGCTCTTCTACGCACCCATTATTCATTACGTAGTAGCAAACTGACCTATGTCTGGCCGTTTCCGCATCAGTTGCATCCTCAGGTTCCTCTACTTTCATAACTTGGTTGTATTCCTTGGGCAACACAGACACCATGTTACACGTGATATCCAATGATGGCTCTGAATATTTGTCGAAATCATCGGTCAGCATATCGTCTTCTGCTGTTGTTTGGTCAGACTTCTCTACATAATTCTCCTTTTGAGAGGAAAAGAGCTTCCTTTCGACGGGCTTCTTTTCTTCGTTCCTCTCATGTTTTAGGGGTACGTTACTACTTGATTTTGCCTTCTCCATTTCTCCAGCCTCTCTCTCAGCCTTTTGTCTCCTCTACTCTCTCCTCCACTAGGACCTTGACATAAGGTTCTTCCCTTTGTAGTTTTCGGAGCAATCCTCTAACTGTTTTGAGGTTTGGGATTCCTTGCGGAATGCTAGTGAGGAACCTCTTTGTACTTAAAAGTTTTTCCACTTCTTATGACCTTGTTCACCTCTTTCAACAGGCTTCGCCCTATTACCCTTAGGGGCCTCGGTCATAGGCTTGAAGGTGGTTGGTCTGTAGCCACGGGGCCCTGGTCTTCCTTCCTCTTGCTTCCTGGTTACCCCCGTCATGTCGAAGGCAAAGCAGTTGTTAGTGTCTCTCCAGTTTCTCCTGTTCTTGACCAGTCGAACTCCCTCGACTTTCTATGCTGCCTTTCTATCGAAGACTGAGTTGTACCTTAGGCACATCATTACCTCAGATTTCTTCCTCTGGAACCTGTGAAGGAATTCGACCAAGCTTTCGTCTTACTTGGGATAAGTTATCTTGACACATTCCTCTTGCCTGAGGCTTTGTTCGTCAACCTCCATAGTAGTCTCTTGGGTCACTTTGACCATGTTAACTGCTAAGCTAGCATCCTCAGTGATGTCCAAATCATGTAACTTGAATCTAAGGCCTTCAGCAGCCTCAGTTATGTTATTGACTTGTAtgaaaccttcagtagtttcaTTTGTTGTTATCATTTGACTGGAATCCTCAGTGACTCCCTTGTTGAAGCCTTCAGTGACTCCTTGAATGGAACCCTCAGTGGTTCCCTTGTTGAAGCCTTTAGTGACTCCTTGGTTGAAGCCTTCGGTAGCTTCGACCATTTCATCTTTCTTGGGGCAGTTCGCAGACACTTTCACcatattcacaaaagatggtTCAACAAAGTGGGTGTCTGCCACCTGGAGAGGATCTGAATCGATCCTCATTTGAGACTTCAACCTATCTCCGAACTTGAGTCTTCCGCGTCTGATGGCCTTCTTCACAAGATCCCTGAAGAGAAAACATTGCAAAGTTTTATGGCCCAAAAAATTATGATACTTAGAAAAACCCCTTTTTTTTCTTTGTTCTAGAGGAGGTATTTTAGCACCAGGAGGCACTATCATATGGCCGTATTTAACTAATAAATCGAAAATATCTTCACACTTGGTGACATCGAAGGTGCATGTCTTCTTAGGGAAAACATCACTATTTTCTGGTTCGATTGGGTTTTTCCCATTCGAAGGCGCTAGGACTCTACAAGAGTAAGGTGGTCATTGCTTCAATTCAACGAGGTCCACTTTTCTTTCGTCGAAATTTAGAGGATCACTATACGTTTTTGGATCATCTTCATCCAATTCGACGTAGGCTACCCTCTCACGCCTGTTATTCTTATTTTCCCTAGCTTTTTCAGCCTTCAGGCACTCTACTTGTCGAACCATGTCAGCCAATTGGGTCATATCCCTTAGATAttgggtatctagtttcttcctaATAGAATAATCAAGGCCACCAGCGACCATTTCGACCAATTCATACTCAGGCGCTTGTGTAAAACATATGGCCTTAAGCAAACGGAATCTATTCAAATAATCATCTATTGGCTCAGAGAATTTTTGTTTAACACTGGCCAATTCCTTCAAAAATTTTCGActgtcccatgtagaattgttcatggaacaacctTTCCAGTCGAGTCCAATCATGGATTGAATTTACTGACAACGTGGAGAACCACATAAAGGCATTCTTCGTAAGGGAACTTGGGAAATATTGTATCCTTAGGTTCTCGTTAATAACAATTTCCCTCGCTTCTATTAGGTACTTATCCACGTGTTCGACAATCGACTCGTTAGTTTCCCTAGAAAACTTAGTAAACTTTGGGACTTTCCACCTAAGGGGTAGTTCTGACTGCAGAATATAGTCAGACAACGGTGATGCGTAATTTGGCCTATGAGGGCCAACATTCACCCCATTTTGCGCCATGATTCTTTCGACCATGGTTGCTAGGTTATTGTCTGTCGCCATATCATCACGTCGAATATGATGTATGATTTCTTCAGCATCTTGATTCTTATTCACCATCACTACCCTTGGTTGTCTTTCCCTTGGTATTGGTGGCTCAAACCCTAGGGGTTCGACTCTAAGGGGTTCGACTCCTACTCCCTGATTTACCACGTCCGCCTAGGGTACATTTATTTGGCTTTGTTGGACTTGGTTAATGGTGGGGTCTTCTTCGAAGGTTATCCTCTGATTTTCTATCATCCACTCCCTCTGGGGATGTCGAGGAGGTTGTAGAACACCAAAGAAGTCGGCAATACACCTCATATGCGCTGCCATCTGTTGGTTTGTTTGGGTAATGTTTTGGATCAAAGGGTTAAATATTGTATTCATTTGATtcgtcaacatttggaccatcTCATGGTTATTTTCGTCCATCTGCTGCCTTATTACTGCCGCAGAATGGTTGGTAAGATTGGACGTTTGGACGAGAAACCCCATCCTTAATGGTTGACTCATTCTAACTGTGTTATTAATGGCTGAACCGGATCCCTGTAGTGGCGAAGTCGCGTTCACCACTGGTTTTGTAAACGTTGGTGATGTATTATGCAAACTTACCATCATCAAAATTGGCATGCCATAAGGTTGTTCGCGACCATTTAAAGGCATCGAGAATCCAGGCATATAAGGCATGCATATGTTATTCTCCACTTGAGAGGGAGTCACTGGTGGACCATGTGTCCCTACATAAGACAAAATGGGCCCACTTTGGGCAATCGACTGCGCAGGCGTCGTATTTTCCATGGACAGCACAGGTTCAGTTACAGATCATGTAACCGTAGTTCCCCCTGTCGAATATGACAGGGGTGGTTCTCCATTATTTGGTGGATTTTGACTATTTGGTGGATTTTTATTCACCATCCTCCTTACATATCCCTTTACCAATCTTTCTTCGTTGTTTGTGGTTATTTTGCCACTTCTAAGTCTCATGCAACGAAGTTAGAGAGATAGTAAAATGAAgaacaaatataaaaaaaattctaaaagaatttttttttaacaATAGCACGGTCTCACTaggcgtgccaatttgtttaccgtgaAAAATGGTAAAATAATCTATGATCTCCAAAAAATGGTTTACTTTACAAGATCAACTAGTGAATCCTATGACATGTGCTTTTGTTAAATATTTCTTTTGAAAGTTTATGAACATTTCGACAATGCTCATGATTTGAGAATAATGTTTTAAAGTTTAAAAAGTAGAATGCAAAATGTGTAAAAGAATTACAATAAAAGAACTTTAAAGTAAATTGCAGTAAGTATGAATAATGGATAAACTGCAAACAACTTCAATTAAAATGAAAAGACGGTGATTCACACGTACATTCTCAATAATCTCGTTTCTCAAATACACTTAGATACTTTGAGTAATTTATGAGTATTTGTACAATGTTTGAACACCCAAAATCCTATACACTAAGACCCTTATTTATACTAAGACCCTTATTTATACCTCTAGAAAACGACACGTTTTGCTTGCATGTCTTCACTTCGCCGTAACTGTACATGTGTCCTTCTCAGATAAATGGATAAGGACAAAAGACGGTTATAACCCGACCTTGACGTCGAAAATCTCAGCTAACAGGGTCGGTGATAATGGTGTATCAGTGCTTCTGGTGCAACCGAGATGGGGCTTACCTGCAAGTAATAAGCACTCTGACGCTCAAGTTAGTTTGTGAAGAAAAAAAAGTGAATTGAAAATTGAATACCTGAACCGGCGTGTTATATTGAAATATCAAACATGTTATTTATTATGAGTGAATTGTATAGAGACATTAGATGTATCGGGAATCTAGATCCTATATATTCGTTTGTAGGGCATTTGTCTTGTGTTGGAAATGTTCCAAGAAGATTGTAACTCCTTTAAAATGATCAAATAAAAATCAATATAATCGATCTAGAATAATATCGAAAATAATGGTGACATTAATGTCATGAGAGTGTGTATTAACATTGTTTAAGTATAATTGATGGAAGGAATTAACTTGGAGCAAGCAGACCAATGTGCACATTTTTCAAATAAAGATACCAAAAATGAACTCTGGCcccaaaaaaaaatattttaaccTTATTATTGTAAGCAAATATGTTATTTAATAAACAAGGgatatgaagaaaaaaaatttaaatcaATAACAAATGCTAAAATAAAAGATATTAACGATATACTATTTTAACATTGTTGATACATATTGAAATCTATATTTATTATTACAGGAAAATTCAAGCAAGATTAAAGTAATAGAATGAAATAAATCAACAAGCATCTCAAATAGCCACGCTATGAAGAACAACAGTTTCAATGGTAAGTCCAGGTCCGAATCCGAACAACACACCCCAGTCAAGCCCCTCTCCGGTAGTCTTAAGTCCTTGTTGAGCCGATTTCTTTCTCATCTCGTCTAAGATGAACAATACACATGCACTTGACATGTTTCCATATTCACTAAGTACTTCCCTTGTGGCTTTCATCTTTTCAGGTTTTAAGCCTAACTTTTCCTCAACTTGGTCTAGAATTGCAGGTCCACCGGGATGAGCAATCCAAAAGATTGAGTTATAATCATCAATGTTCAATGGTTGGAATGCTTCAACCAGTGCTTTATTAATGTTCTTCGAAACAATCCCGGGAACATCTTTAAGAAGATGAAATGTTAGTCCAGCTTCGCGAAGATGACCATCAATGGCACCTTCGCTGTCTGGAGCAATTGTTTGTGCGGTCCAAACCATCTCAAAAATAGGTTTTTCAATTTCAGGTAGAGGGTCAGAACCAACAATAAGTGCAGCAGCTCCATCTCCGAATAATGCTTGTCCAACAAGACTGTCCAAGTGAGTGTCACTAGGGCCACGGAATGTAACCGCGGTGACTtcagaacaaacaaccaacacACGAGCGCCTTTGTTGTTCTCAGCCAAGTCCTTAGCCAAACGAAGCACCGTCCCACCGGCAAAACACCCTTGTTGGTACATCATGTACCTCTTCACATATGGACGAAGACCTAACAGTTTGGTGAGTTGGTAATCGGCTCCGGGCATATCTACACCACTTGTGGTGCAAAAGATCAAGTGAGTAATCTTGGATTTTGGTTGCCCCCATTCTTTTATAGCTTTCACCGCAGCCTCTTTCCCTAGTCTAGGTACCTCGACGACCACCATGTCTTGCCTAGCATCCAAGGAAGGTGCCATGTATTCACAAAGACTAGGATTTTCTTTCAAAATCTCTTCTGTCAAGTACATATATCTCCTCTTAATCATAGATTTATCACCTGAAATAGTTATAAAGAAATGACATATCAGTACAACCATTTTTTAGAAACTCCATAATAACAGATTTATCAAAAAAGTAATACTTACACATGCGTTGGAATTTCTCCTTGAGTACGGTTTTGTGCTCACTGTTAgtgattttaaagtaaaaatcAGGATAAGTGCTTTGTTCAACACAGTTGGCTGGAGTAGCAGTGCCAATGGCCAAGATAGTTGCAGGACCTTCTGCCCTCTGAGCCTTGCGGATTTCAGACACACTAACCATATTGATATATTTGGTAGCAGAATTCAATTGGTTTTGAGTACTTGTTATGGAAAAAGAAAGGGTTGGAAGAGTGTTGTGGTGGAAAGATGGTTGCAGAGGGAAGATTTTATATGATGAAGAGAAGAGTGAACATTGAAGGGTGGGTAGGTGAAAGCATCACGTGCATCACTCAAACACACGTAACATTTTCATACTTCATTTTTTTAGTCTAATATTCAAACACAACTTGGTGTAAATGTTAATAATATGAGTTTGGTGGGAATTGTCTTATTTAGTTAGTCTCTACCCTCTCCTTTTTTGTCTTTTTATTAAACAATAACTGTCTtgtttttatttatattttgattattattttattatttgtagGTTAACTAGTTGAATCAAGCAAGAAGGAGAAAGAGTGTGATGAATGAGTTCTGAGCCATTAAAAATAAGGGATAATTTTGTCCTAACAGGgtattaaaaaaaatttaaaacttttatatttaattttatgATAGATTAATTTAAGGGATCAATTCTACCATCTATTTGTAAGATATTATTTAAAATCAAAACAAAATTCTGGATTAATTTATCTTAACACATAAATTATTTGTATTTATTGAGATACGAATCCAGTCTCTCAGACGAGCACATTTTCAAGttgaatatttttaaaattgaaAGGTGGTAGATGAATTTCAAATGGTCAACTGTTTGAGTCATGGCCACCACCTACCCACATTTAGACCAAACAAAAACATGGCTGCAAGTTTAGTTAGTTTATgttaatatttaattatttttatttatatatatatatattaattaaacTTTGGATTTTATAGTTTTTTTTATCAAGTTgttaatttttaatttatatatacaTTTTTACAAATAAATTAATCAGAAGTTGGGATGTGATCTAAGTATAAATTATAAAGTTGGGTGGTAATAAACAAGTTTATAAGTTTGTTAAATCGTTGAATAAGTTGGGTCAAAAATGGTGTATGAAAAATGACtgtttttaaataatttaaaaatattcaCATTTTTGAAAATGAAGTTTTTAGAAAGGCTAAACATAATACGTATTTAACGGCTAAACAAATACGAATAATGCAGTGGAAAGTCAATAAGTCATTTTCAAGTGAAGGATTATTTTTTGCCGTCGCAATAGTATAATATTGTATGATAGGTGGGTAGAGTCCTTTACAAAGTCTAAGATTCTAAGGGTATGTTGAAAAATGCTTGGTTAATGATTTTGTAAATATATAGTTTATTAGTTGTCAgttttgttttgattgatttttattttttcttcaatAAGTTTTATCATCTATGTATTACAATTGATTTAATTTCTCAAGGATAAATTAAATGAGATAACAAAAActtaataaataaattatatatttattCTTGATTCAAATGAAATATACCTTTTTATAATTAGAATGGGTATGAATATTAAAAAACATCgagttttattaaaaaatatatttgtATATAATTATAAAAAAGAATCAAGACTTAATTTCTCTACACGATTCTTAAACTTTAATGGTGGTATGCTCTTAGTTAAAGGATAAGTGGCTTTCAAATTCAAATTAATGTTATCAGTGACTACTAttgtatttttaatttttttttctaatgACTAACTACTTAATCCATATACTTTGAGAAGTAGCATCAAAACATAAGACAAATTCAACTTTCATAATAGAAGTGGCGACTAATCTTTGCTTAGTACTTTCTCAAAAAATAGTCTCACTCACTGGTTATAATAAAAATGTATCTTGATGTTGATTTGCAAGAATACTTTTCTATAAAATAGTCTCATTGTTTAGCATAAAAATGTATCTTGATCTTGATGTTATCACAAAAATGTATCTTGATCTCGATGTTGCCTTAAAAATGCAATACTCTTAAGTTGAAAATGCATTCCAATAGAACTGTTGAGAGGTACCAGGCATGTCTGGTTGCCAAGGGTTTTACACAAACTGAAGGTTTAGATTATATGGACACCTTCAGCCTTGTGGTTAAAAGGACAACAATTCGAGTTCTAATGGTCATTATTGTTGTTCATGACTGGCCACTCCTTCAACTTGATGTAAATGTACATTTCTCCATGGAGACctcaatgaagaagtctatgtgaGAGCCTTTTCTAGTATGGACTTACCACATCCTAATCTTGTACGAAAATTGCAAAGATCATTGTATGGACTAAAGCATGCAAGTCGACAATGGAATACCAAACTTACTGATACACTACTTTCCACTAGTTACACTCAATCAAAGGCTAACCATTCTCTCTTCACCAAGACTTCCTCAGCAGGTTTTATAGTCATCCTTGTATATGCAGATGATTTTGTTCTAGGAGAAATTGATCTTGAAGAAATAAACCAGCTGAAAGCACTCTTGAATGTCAGGTTTAGTATCAAAGTCCTAGGAGTTTCGAAATACTTCTTAGGATTTGAAGTTGCTTGAAATGCACAAGGCATTTCTCTTTGTCAAAGGAAATATGTCTTAGATCTCATACAAGATGCAGACCTCCTTGGCGTAAAGCCCTACAATACACCAATGCAACCTCACTTACAACTTTACATGACACTTGGTACTCTTATTTCTGATCCTACTGCATATCGCAGACTCATTGGTATACTCTTGTACCTTACTCATTCAAAGTCTAAGATTGTTTATGCAGTAAGTAAGCTAAGTCAATTTCTTGATACTCCAACTGATAAACATATGTTAGGTGGTCTTCATGTCCTATGATTTCTCAAAAATAATTCTGGCCAAGGATTATTCTTTAGCTCATCTTCCAATTTATGCATCAAGGGATTCTTTTATTCTGACTGGGAAGCTTGCCCAGACGCACGTAGATCCACCACTGGTATTTGTTTCTTCCTCGAAAAATCATTCATCAGTTGTAAAAGCAAGAAACAAACGGTGGTGTCTCTATCATCTTTAGAGGTTGAATATCGAGCATTAGCTCATGCTACTTGTGAAGGCATCTGGCTCCTATCTCTGCTCGATAACTTCACCATTCCACATCAATCCCCAATCATTATCTACTATGACAACAAATATGCCATGCATATAGTTGTCAACCCTGTTTTTCATGAAAGAACCAAATACATAGAGATTGATTGTCATGTGATGCGCGACAAGGTCTTAGCAAGAGTTGTCCATCTCATGTATGTCACATCCAAAGAGAAAGTTGTTGACATACTTAACAAATCATTGCACTCGAGTCCATTCTACAACCTCAAGTCAAGTTAGGAA includes these proteins:
- the LOC127120892 gene encoding chalcone synthase 6; translation: MVSVSEIRKAQRAEGPATILAIGTATPANCVEQSTYPDFYFKITNSEHKTVLKEKFQRMCDKSMIKRRYMYLTEEILKENPSLCEYMAPSLDARQDMVVVEVPRLGKEAAVKAIKEWGQPKSKITHLIFCTTSGVDMPGADYQLTKLLGLRPYVKRYMMYQQGCFAGGTVLRLAKDLAENNKGARVLVVCSEVTAVTFRGPSDTHLDSLVGQALFGDGAAALIVGSDPLPEIEKPIFEMVWTAQTIAPDSEGAIDGHLREAGLTFHLLKDVPGIVSKNINKALVEAFQPLNIDDYNSIFWIAHPGGPAILDQVEEKLGLKPEKMKATREVLSEYGNMSSACVLFILDEMRKKSAQQGLKTTGEGLDWGVLFGFGPGLTIETVVLHSVAI